A part of Onthophagus taurus isolate NC chromosome 7, IU_Otau_3.0, whole genome shotgun sequence genomic DNA contains:
- the LOC111414951 gene encoding uncharacterized protein: MKVTTAFITPVAAMENMKLGIKKFENLSPTFEVDLVNDITYFNKQEKKAEQSAYDLFFAYTKMYPLYDPRKVRENRRYEPDIRENIYRQEAAKAVTAVTSFNYGKRPPYDIDSGFYHRRNQIAGFYRSRRVIWGPEESRYTEDADKSI; this comes from the exons ATGAAGGTCACTACCGCGTTTATTACGCCCGTTGCGGCTATGGAAAATATGAAACtaggaataaaaaaattcgaaaatctctcg CCAACGTTCGAGGTTGATTTGGTAAACGACATcacttattttaataaacaagaaaaaaaagctGAACAATCCGCttacgatttattttttgcttaCACAAAAATGTATCCGTTATACGATCCCAGAAAAGTAAGAGAAAATAGGAGATACGAACCAGATATTAGAGAAAATATATATAGACAg GAAGCAGCTAAAGCTGTTACAGCAGTGACATCTTTTAATTATGGAAAAAGGCCACCGTATGATATAGATTCAGGATTCTATCATAGACGCAATCAAATCGCTGGGTTCTATAGATCAAGACGCGTCATATGGGGACCTGAAGAATCAAGATACACTGAAGATGCTgataaaagtatttaa